The genomic segment TAATCGTTTAAGGCTTTTTCAAACTTCTTTTGGTCGGTGACATCGAAATCGAGCTCCTTCGAATAGAGAAGCTGATAGCAGAATTCGTTTGCTGTTATATCTTTTTTCAGATAACCTTTCATTGAGGAGGAGTCAGGAGTCTGAAGGACAAGACTAACGCCCATTGCCTTCTCCCACTCAGCAGGTGTTTTAACCGTTTGTTTCTGAAGGACTTCCATTATGCATCTCACTCCAATTATTGATGAGTAATTTTATTGATTTTCTTTTTAATATGCAATATGGGGAAATGAAAAATATAGATGGTGTTTATTTTACTTTCTCCCCCTTTTTTTTCCATCAGGCGGCAGACCAAATATTCCTGAATCTTTATTTCAAAAGGTGAATCTTATATAGAAGAACGTCATTAAGAGTTGTACAATACTATTTAATAAGAAGCTGTAATTAAGTCAACATTAATGACGCAATGCCATAAAATAAAGAAGGATATTTAATGCCCGCAGGACAGATCATTTTTTATATTTTCATCGCTTTTGCCGTAATTTTGTACATCAGGAAATCGCTTAGAACAAAGTCTCTCAAAAATTACAGTACACACGAAGTAAAAGACAAGCTAAAGAGCAGTGCCCGTGACTTTGTACTTCTGGACGTCAGGACAGACGCCGAACGGGCCGACAGGCATATAAAGGGCTCGATGCACATTCCGCTTAACGAGCTTAATTCAAGAGTGGAAGAGCTTAAAAAAGTAAAAGACAAAGAAATAATATGTTACTGCAGGAGTGGGAACAGAAGCACCACAGCCGCGCTTTTGCTTCAGAAAGGAGGCTTCAGGACCGCTAATATGAGGGGCGGCATGATGGCCTGGGACAACAGGTAGAAACCCTGAGGCAGATAAAAATAAAGCCGCATTAAAGATATGCGGCTTTGCAGCTTCGGCTTTCCAGCAGTGAGACTTAAAATCTCCTGTTTTCAGGCGGAGCATCGGCATTATAGTCTCCAGATGCTTCGGAAGTCGAAGAAATGTCCTCAGCGCCTGTCTGCG from the Ignavibacteria bacterium genome contains:
- a CDS encoding rhodanese-like domain-containing protein, which codes for MPAGQIIFYIFIAFAVILYIRKSLRTKSLKNYSTHEVKDKLKSSARDFVLLDVRTDAERADRHIKGSMHIPLNELNSRVEELKKVKDKEIICYCRSGNRSTTAALLLQKGGFRTANMRGGMMAWDNR